From the genome of Zerene cesonia ecotype Mississippi chromosome 24, Zerene_cesonia_1.1, whole genome shotgun sequence:
ttattaactcatTATACCAGTTTCAATTTTGGTTATAGAAACAACACACgttactacataatatgttattatacaatacattctatacaattttttttaataatacagataaaactTTGAATTgagtgttattaaaaatagaaaaaaaaaacatagtatTGAATTAGACCTCAACCTATTTCACAAaacagtaaattttattgtcacAAAAAGGCtacgtacatatatataagtagctgaaaaataaagaagttatataatacaaataattaaaatatgtattcttaCAGTAGCCTAGAATACGATACCGATACGGCGCACATTTAAATAGTTGTCAGGAACTGTTCACgtgaataagaaatatattttgaaacaaactGGAAAATACGCTTTAATGGTTTGAGTGCTTATACAGAGTGtgcgtaaggaaattatttaatcattgaGATCTTATACAGGAAAATAAGAAccttattgatttattatattttcaacaacCCTTGATAAATGTACAGGGTTTGGATGAAATCTGTCGtttttaatctaatataaGCGTGGTAAAAAGTAAGAAACAGATACGTTGCAGTCCTTAAAAGGACTAAGTTTATCACAAACgttcaattacaatattttaatatgcatttattaaatatcaaaaacaataaataggaaataaattactgCATTATCTTTTCTTAAAACTAACTCTGTGAGGATTGCATCTTCGACGTATTTTTCACCGTTTTCCTTGGCAACAAAACTGAATTTATAGATGGCAGCACACCGCTTTGTGATATAGTCACTCCTGATAGCATTCTGTTCAATTCATCGTCAGTTTTAATAGCGACCATTATGTGCCGTGGTATGATCCTGgtcttgttattatttttagcgaCCTCCAGCGAAAGTTCTAGTATTTCCGCAGCCAAGTATTCTAGGACACCAGCTAGATACACTGGAGCGCCTGACCCGACACGTGGTGCGTAGTTCCCTTTTCGTAGCATCTTGTGAATCCTGCCCACAGGGAAAGCCAGCCCGGCTTTCGAGGATCTGCTGATGGTCTTCTTTATTGCTGGCTTCATATTGTTTTACGGAATTTACTGTAGCTTAGCGCTGTCTCAGTGACCGCTTACGTTAGTTTTTAAAAGGTACATAGCGGTCGGTGGGTATAACGGGTATAACGACGTGAATGttgcatattatgttatgttggGAGTTGTTAAAGCCGTATGTGACTATAGCGagtaatttgtgtattttgaaatattttaactattattactATGAATCTATAATGTCAGttctaggattttttttatgtacattagaaaatgaaagaaagaaaattatcgggtttaaatcttattatacctatttattatttaaattaattttgttagatTTATTTCGAGCCAatctttttaaacaaatgacACAAACCTGTTGCAGTTTGCAAATTCCATCGTTATACGTacgataatttataatttaattataacaatgatCATAATCACAATATTCAGCAAATAACATCTGATTATGTACATACGTATAAATAATCTACATGTTGTtgctacataaataaacatcgtgttatatcaaattatatccTATTTACATCCTATACTATTATATCTATCCTATTTACTATCCTATCTTAtactatttacaataatatacttatttcatCTCCTGAGGAGAGAagcaatattatatgtaaagatATCAAAATCTTATCGAGACAGaaattacaaagaaaactttttatcttttaagaAAAGGATAGATAGGTCTCAGATTTAGTTCTTACGTCACATTGGACAAGGTCAATGCCACGTTTATCAAAATGTTGAAGTTTTATCAGTAAGCTTTTGCAACATTATGTCTCTTTCTTACACATGAGTGTGAGGGGgatagcaaataaataaaagagataataatatttatacggGTACCGGTCGATATTCAATTTGCAATTGGTAGAGGTCGTAAACCATTTttcaagtttataaatttaataatttattgtattatgtatacaatCTTCTTAGAATAGATTacgattattaaataaagaaattagtAATTGTGATATAGGACTTTTCAGTTAATAATGTGATGAATTTTCATTGAAAGTATATCctcataaacaaaatataaaaaaatgtggatTATGTTCCTAATTCATActtgaattgtattttaattatctgttataatatcttattttctgttattatttGCTGTAAATTtacaagtttttataaatagtcaaTCCTTTTCTATCACTGATTCGGATAGTGGAAtcactaataaaaattcactCATTTACActactaatatattacataaaatattcaaatggaAACATCCGTTCCATAGGTAACGATATCTCAACGAACTCTTCACCCCAAAGGTTGGCGCACTCTGGCCGCAGCTGCGTACGCGCAGCTGTTTCGAACCGTTACGGCACGTGGCGTACCACTCAATGGAGTTACAAAAACTTCGATTGAACTCGATGCATTAGTTTGattattatgcaattttacttaaaatataggcTTTACtagtttaatagtttaatagttaggaggcctgtgtcccagcagtgggaatgtgtatgggctgatgatgatgatgatgataggcTTTACTATTCGGttgacaactttttatcaacCAACGCTTCTAAAAACGATGAAGGTTCTCAAAACGATAACTCCGTGGATTTACCGATAGGTGTGATTCTTTTTGGGTTTGACAGgaattttttgtcatttggtcATATTTTAGAATCTGATTGGGTACCTTCCTCCCCAGAAAAGTTGCCCCTAATTGCAGAAAAGATATTCAATCCAACGTGttatatcaaaaacatattaaataaataaaataaaaaatcgtttatttaaaaatacataagatTCAACATAATCAGACACGACGATCGCCTCATCTAGGAATAAACCTGTGCTAGAGACGACCGACGCTTTCCACTCTAGACCTAGCCATCAATGCTAAATTAAGACataaacaattacattatttaaaaaatatattgaattgagAATTAATGTAACTAATACCGTCG
Proteins encoded in this window:
- the LOC119836500 gene encoding histone H2A, sperm-like, with the translated sequence MKPAIKKTISRSSKAGLAFPVGRIHKMLRKGNYAPRVGSGAPVYLAGVLEYLAAEILELSLEVAKNNNKTRIIPRHIMVAIKTDDELNRMLSGVTISQSGVLPSINSVLLPRKTVKNTSKMQSSQS